One genomic region from Terriglobus aquaticus encodes:
- a CDS encoding RodZ family helix-turn-helix domain-containing protein has protein sequence MNQKARTAVSLAGGILASSALLPWSAAAQTPLPATAPTAISPSQLPSANPPVPQGATTIEWDGHLLRISASGESLAQVLDQVASRTGIRMVGSPPSDRIYGSYGPAPLVDVLSDLVSGLPVNMLFVDRVGTTPARLTFTARNGAATPASPATSFAQQNPTQAPDANPSPVSNSFSRQPASNVPANPGFAPPANPGFAPPATGNGTATADAPAQPADGNATPASPNGVKTPQEIFEQLQRLRSNTSTAH, from the coding sequence ATGAACCAGAAAGCCAGGACGGCCGTTTCGCTCGCGGGAGGCATCCTCGCCTCAAGCGCCCTGTTGCCATGGTCCGCAGCGGCACAAACACCGCTACCGGCAACGGCTCCCACCGCCATCAGCCCATCGCAACTGCCGTCGGCTAATCCGCCTGTGCCGCAGGGCGCGACCACTATCGAGTGGGACGGCCACCTGCTGCGCATCTCTGCCTCAGGCGAATCGCTCGCCCAGGTACTTGACCAGGTCGCGTCCCGCACCGGCATCCGCATGGTCGGCAGTCCGCCCTCCGACCGCATCTATGGCAGCTACGGTCCCGCTCCGCTCGTGGATGTCCTGTCCGATCTGGTCAGCGGCCTTCCGGTGAACATGCTGTTTGTCGACCGAGTGGGAACAACGCCGGCACGGCTCACCTTCACCGCGCGCAACGGTGCGGCGACCCCGGCCAGCCCGGCAACCAGCTTCGCCCAGCAAAATCCGACCCAGGCCCCCGACGCGAACCCCAGCCCTGTGTCGAACTCGTTCTCGCGCCAGCCCGCCAGCAACGTACCCGCGAACCCAGGCTTCGCACCACCGGCTAACCCCGGCTTCGCCCCGCCCGCGACCGGGAACGGCACGGCCACGGCCGATGCTCCCGCGCAACCGGCAGACGGCAACGCCACACCGGCCTCACCCAACGGCGTCAAGACACCACAGGAAATCTTCGAACAGCTTCAGCGCCTGCGCTCCAACACCAGCACAGCACACTAA
- a CDS encoding cytochrome P460 family protein: MAAVLLAFPQAHAQQPEKKIPVPADYREWVYMTSGLDMTYAAAASPHTGPSVFDNVFVNPEAWRTFKQTGTWPDGTTFVLENRMAEQNVSISRGGHTQGHAIDGIELHQKRAGQWAFYVLDKDGTEHLVAKPAGCYTCHEAHAAVDTTFVQFYPTALPVAKAQNTISKAYLTELATPPAK, from the coding sequence ATGGCAGCGGTGCTCCTCGCCTTCCCCCAAGCGCACGCGCAGCAGCCCGAAAAGAAGATCCCGGTTCCCGCCGACTACCGCGAGTGGGTCTACATGACAAGCGGTCTGGACATGACCTATGCCGCAGCCGCCTCGCCACACACCGGCCCATCTGTCTTCGACAACGTCTTCGTCAATCCCGAAGCCTGGCGCACCTTCAAGCAAACGGGCACCTGGCCGGACGGCACAACCTTCGTCCTCGAAAACCGGATGGCCGAGCAGAACGTGTCCATCAGCCGCGGCGGTCACACGCAAGGCCACGCAATCGACGGCATTGAGCTGCACCAGAAGCGCGCGGGTCAGTGGGCCTTCTACGTCCTCGACAAGGACGGCACGGAACACCTGGTCGCAAAGCCTGCCGGCTGCTACACCTGCCACGAGGCGCACGCCGCGGTCGACACCACGTTCGTGCAGTTCTACCCCACCGCGCTCCCGGTCGCGAAGGCTCAGAACACGATCAGCAAGGCCTATCTCACCGAACTCGCCACCCCACCCGCAAAGTAA
- a CDS encoding UbiX family flavin prenyltransferase, translated as MNFEFQPRTGHLTLAVTGASGSIFAATMLHLLGRDDRVRRVSLLVSDHALRVLAEEHRLPGGRSSIFQALQELAPAPIANHRKFDLLDNADVGAGIASGSFPSDGMIVLPCSMGTLASISHGLANRLIERAADVTLKERRPLVLCVRETPFHLIHLRNMTAAAEAGATIFPVIPTFYNRPESVHEMAIQFCCRVLAHLGLDQSGAYRWKAEEDRSANS; from the coding sequence ATGAACTTCGAATTTCAGCCGCGCACCGGCCATCTCACGCTCGCCGTCACAGGCGCCAGCGGCTCCATCTTTGCCGCAACCATGCTCCACCTGCTCGGGCGTGACGACCGCGTTCGCCGCGTCAGCCTCCTCGTCTCCGATCACGCCCTGCGCGTTCTCGCGGAGGAGCACCGCCTGCCTGGCGGTCGCAGCAGCATCTTCCAGGCGCTGCAGGAGCTCGCTCCCGCCCCCATCGCCAACCACCGCAAGTTCGACCTGCTCGACAACGCCGACGTCGGCGCCGGCATCGCCAGCGGCAGCTTCCCGTCAGACGGCATGATCGTCCTGCCCTGCTCCATGGGAACCCTCGCATCGATCAGCCACGGTCTCGCCAACCGGCTTATCGAGCGCGCCGCCGACGTCACGCTCAAGGAGCGCCGTCCGCTTGTGCTATGCGTCCGCGAAACGCCCTTCCACCTCATTCACCTGCGCAACATGACCGCAGCCGCCGAGGCTGGAGCGACAATCTTCCCGGTGATCCCCACCTTCTACAACCGGCCGGAATCCGTCCACGAGATGGCCATTCAGTTTTGCTGCCGCGTGCTCGCGCACCTTGGCCTCGACCAGTCAGGCGCCTACCGGTGGAAGGCTGAAGAAGACCGCTCCGCCAACTCCTGA
- a CDS encoding alpha/beta fold hydrolase encodes MRRGTRRRLLAVALVFGLSFALAGSLLVYFAPFWLIERMTDVYLLKNGVHHREVLVDGHRIHYLEAAPQKSGGVEKPVVLIHGLGARASDWAALIPALAKGGYHVYALDLLGYGRSDKPFHGDASLSSEERIVSGFIGTLKLQSPAVGGWSMGGWIAAKLALDEPAKVRRLMLFDAAGVYMAVDFPITLFSPSNREQFDELVDRIEPNHHYVRVPAITIPGLLRNFQRGKWFVNSSLESMLDGREILDFRLHRLKMPVLIVWGTEDKLTPVAGAERMHAAVPQSVLVELEGCGHLAIAECSSTAIPPTLRFLNADPPLPGSVSVVPAPKR; translated from the coding sequence GTGAGGCGGGGTACCCGGCGCCGGCTGCTGGCCGTTGCGCTCGTGTTTGGTTTGTCGTTCGCGCTGGCTGGATCGCTGCTGGTGTATTTCGCGCCGTTCTGGCTTATCGAGCGGATGACCGATGTGTATCTGCTGAAGAATGGCGTGCACCATCGCGAAGTGCTGGTGGACGGTCACCGCATTCACTACCTGGAGGCTGCACCGCAGAAGTCGGGCGGCGTCGAGAAGCCGGTGGTGCTCATCCATGGACTGGGCGCGCGGGCCAGTGACTGGGCGGCCCTGATTCCGGCACTGGCGAAGGGTGGGTATCACGTCTATGCCTTGGACCTGCTGGGGTATGGCCGTTCGGACAAGCCGTTTCATGGGGATGCTTCGCTTTCGAGCGAGGAGCGTATCGTGTCTGGGTTTATCGGCACGCTGAAGCTACAGTCGCCAGCCGTGGGTGGGTGGTCGATGGGCGGTTGGATTGCGGCAAAGCTGGCGCTGGATGAGCCGGCCAAGGTACGGCGGTTGATGCTGTTTGACGCGGCTGGCGTGTACATGGCGGTGGACTTTCCGATCACGCTGTTCAGCCCGTCGAACCGGGAGCAATTTGATGAACTGGTCGACCGGATTGAACCGAATCACCACTATGTGCGGGTTCCGGCAATCACGATACCGGGATTGCTGCGGAACTTTCAGCGCGGCAAGTGGTTCGTGAACAGTTCGCTGGAAAGCATGCTGGACGGCCGAGAGATCCTTGATTTCCGCCTGCATCGACTGAAGATGCCGGTGCTGATTGTGTGGGGGACGGAAGACAAGCTGACGCCAGTTGCCGGGGCCGAACGCATGCATGCGGCCGTGCCGCAGTCGGTGCTGGTGGAGCTGGAGGGCTGCGGCCACCTGGCTATCGCGGAATGCTCATCGACGGCTATTCCGCCGACGCTGCGGTTCCTGAATGCGGATCCGCCGCTGCCCGGGAGCGTGTCGGTCGTTCCCGCGCCGAAGCGATAG
- the tadA gene encoding tRNA adenosine(34) deaminase TadA, translating to MSDEDFMQEAIAQAKQAAAEGEVPVGAIVVHNGGIIGRGQNRVIRDSDPTAHCEIVAMRQAAQHLRNYRLTGCDLYVTLEPCSMCAGAILHARIARLVYAAPDPKAGACGSVLSVMNHPQLNHRVNVTAGLLADECSSMLTSFFQARRQPRA from the coding sequence ATGAGCGATGAGGACTTCATGCAAGAGGCAATCGCCCAGGCGAAGCAGGCCGCTGCCGAAGGCGAAGTCCCCGTCGGTGCCATCGTCGTTCACAACGGCGGCATCATCGGCCGCGGTCAGAACCGTGTGATCCGCGACTCTGATCCCACCGCGCACTGCGAGATCGTCGCCATGCGCCAGGCGGCGCAACACCTCCGCAACTACCGCCTCACCGGCTGCGATCTCTACGTCACGCTCGAACCCTGCAGCATGTGCGCCGGCGCCATCCTTCACGCCCGCATCGCTCGCCTCGTCTACGCCGCGCCCGACCCCAAAGCGGGCGCCTGCGGTTCCGTTCTTTCCGTGATGAACCATCCCCAACTCAACCACCGTGTCAACGTGACCGCCGGCCTTCTCGCCGACGAATGCAGCTCCATGCTGACCAGCTTCTTTCAAGCTCGCCGACAACCCAGGGCGTAA
- the purB gene encoding adenylosuccinate lyase translates to MIDRYTRPAFRALWSDENRFRCWLEVEATASEVLADAGIVPQEAAKAIRERGSFSVERIREIEKETRHDVIAFTTAVAENVGPDSRWLHFGLTSTDVVDTAQALQIREASQRILEGLNGLAAVLRRRAVEFALTPTIGRTHGVHAEPTTFGLKLLLWYEECQRNIRRFTAAAEDMRVGKLSGAVGSFGTVTPALEEEICERLGLQTASVSTQTLQRDRHAAYVSTLAVIASSLDKIATEIRHLQRTEVREAEEFFNPKQKGSSAMPHKRNPITAENICGLARVMRSNAQVALEDVALWHERDISHSSAERVILPDQTTLADYLLAKTTDLIDRLLVYPKRMLRNLELTGGLVFSGQLLLELAEAGMLREDAYRVVQSLAMRAWTEDLVFRDLVRQDPQITALLTPDRIDRAFDVQRRLNNVPAVFQRVLGEPLPNVAG, encoded by the coding sequence GTGATCGACCGCTACACCCGGCCCGCCTTCCGCGCCCTCTGGTCCGACGAGAACCGCTTCCGCTGCTGGCTTGAGGTCGAAGCCACCGCCAGCGAGGTTCTTGCCGATGCCGGCATCGTGCCGCAGGAGGCCGCAAAGGCCATCCGCGAGCGCGGCAGCTTCTCCGTCGAACGCATCCGCGAGATCGAGAAAGAAACTCGCCACGACGTCATCGCCTTCACCACGGCGGTCGCCGAAAACGTCGGCCCCGATTCACGCTGGCTCCACTTCGGCCTCACCTCAACAGACGTAGTCGACACCGCGCAGGCGCTCCAGATCCGCGAAGCTTCCCAGCGCATCCTCGAGGGCCTGAACGGCCTTGCCGCCGTCCTCCGCCGCCGCGCGGTGGAGTTCGCCCTCACCCCCACCATCGGTCGCACCCACGGCGTCCACGCCGAACCCACCACCTTCGGCCTCAAGCTTCTGCTCTGGTACGAGGAGTGCCAGCGCAACATCCGCCGCTTCACCGCCGCCGCCGAAGACATGCGCGTCGGCAAGCTCTCTGGAGCAGTCGGTAGCTTCGGCACCGTCACGCCCGCCCTCGAAGAGGAGATCTGCGAGCGCCTCGGCTTGCAGACAGCCTCCGTCAGCACGCAAACGCTTCAGCGGGACCGCCACGCCGCCTACGTCAGCACCCTCGCGGTCATCGCCTCCTCACTGGACAAGATCGCAACGGAGATCCGCCACCTGCAGCGCACCGAAGTGCGCGAAGCGGAAGAGTTCTTCAACCCGAAGCAAAAGGGTTCGAGCGCCATGCCGCACAAGCGCAACCCAATCACGGCAGAGAACATCTGCGGCCTGGCGCGTGTCATGCGGTCGAATGCTCAAGTAGCACTTGAAGATGTTGCCCTGTGGCACGAACGCGATATCTCCCACAGCTCCGCCGAGCGCGTCATCCTACCCGACCAGACCACCTTGGCCGACTACCTGCTTGCGAAGACCACCGACCTGATCGACCGCCTGCTCGTCTATCCAAAGCGCATGCTCCGCAACCTGGAGCTCACCGGCGGACTCGTCTTCTCTGGCCAGCTTCTGCTCGAGCTTGCCGAGGCCGGCATGCTGCGCGAAGACGCCTACCGCGTCGTGCAATCGCTCGCCATGCGCGCCTGGACCGAAGACCTCGTCTTCCGCGACCTGGTCCGGCAGGATCCGCAAATCACGGCCCTGCTCACGCCCGATCGTATCGATCGTGCCTTCGATGTGCAGCGTCGCCTGAACAACGTCCCGGCCGTCTTCCAGCGCGTCCTCGGCGAACCGCTCCCGAACGTCGCCGGGTAG
- a CDS encoding type II toxin-antitoxin system VapC family toxin: MKFLLDSHTWLWLSLGIQLNLDTVALCRAMAASRSLFLSPLSVWELSRKGEDGGLAFDRPVRVWMYESIRTTGVMTAAFDHDVAIEATQLPRNFHKDPIDRALAASCRVHGMTLLTRDHRLLELASQGVFAASAV, translated from the coding sequence TTGAAGTTTCTGCTCGACTCGCACACATGGCTCTGGCTCTCCCTCGGCATACAGCTCAACTTGGATACGGTCGCTCTCTGCAGGGCAATGGCAGCATCCCGTTCCCTCTTTCTTTCCCCCCTTTCGGTTTGGGAGCTGTCTCGTAAAGGCGAGGATGGCGGTCTCGCCTTTGACAGACCTGTTCGCGTCTGGATGTACGAAAGTATTCGAACAACGGGTGTAATGACTGCTGCCTTCGATCATGATGTCGCCATCGAAGCGACGCAGCTACCCAGGAACTTCCACAAGGACCCGATCGATCGTGCGCTGGCCGCATCATGCCGGGTGCATGGGATGACTCTGCTCACACGAGATCATCGCCTGCTGGAACTAGCCAGCCAAGGCGTCTTTGCGGCAAGCGCAGTCTAG
- a CDS encoding carbon-nitrogen hydrolase, with product MKTTRVALIQMSCEADTEKNLDKAVARVTEAANAGANLVCLPELFRAQYFCQREDHALFGIAESIPGPSTDRLSQVAKEHGIVIIASLFERRAPGLYHNTAVTLEKDGSIADVYRKMHIPDDPLYYEKFYFTPGDLGFKALASSAGNIGTLVCWDQWYPEGARVTALKGAETLFFPTAIGWHPSEKAEFGEAQYDAWRTTQRAHAISNGVWVCAVNRVGHEQGDVIVNGELLHGPEGAGLEFWGGSFIADPFGRIIAQASHDKEEILYADIDSKLVEITRQHWPFLRDRRIDAYEGVTKRFLLA from the coding sequence ATGAAAACCACCCGCGTCGCCCTCATCCAGATGAGCTGCGAAGCTGACACAGAAAAGAATCTCGATAAGGCGGTCGCGCGCGTCACGGAAGCCGCAAACGCCGGCGCGAACCTCGTCTGCCTGCCGGAGCTCTTCCGCGCTCAATACTTCTGCCAGCGCGAGGATCACGCGCTGTTCGGCATCGCGGAGTCCATTCCCGGCCCCTCGACCGACCGTCTGTCGCAGGTCGCTAAAGAGCATGGCATCGTTATCATCGCCTCGCTGTTTGAGCGCCGCGCCCCCGGCCTCTACCACAACACCGCGGTCACGCTTGAGAAGGACGGCAGCATCGCCGACGTGTATCGCAAGATGCACATTCCCGACGACCCGCTCTACTACGAGAAGTTCTACTTCACCCCCGGCGACCTCGGCTTTAAAGCGCTCGCCTCTTCCGCGGGCAACATCGGCACGCTCGTCTGCTGGGACCAGTGGTACCCCGAGGGCGCCCGCGTCACCGCGCTCAAAGGCGCCGAGACCCTCTTCTTCCCCACCGCAATCGGCTGGCACCCCAGCGAAAAGGCCGAGTTCGGCGAAGCCCAGTACGACGCCTGGCGCACCACGCAGCGCGCCCATGCCATCAGCAACGGTGTCTGGGTCTGCGCGGTCAATCGCGTCGGTCACGAGCAGGGCGACGTAATCGTCAACGGCGAACTGCTGCACGGCCCCGAGGGCGCAGGCCTCGAGTTCTGGGGCGGCTCCTTCATCGCCGACCCGTTCGGCCGCATCATCGCGCAGGCCTCGCACGACAAGGAAGAAATCCTCTACGCCGACATCGACAGCAAGCTCGTCGAGATCACACGCCAGCACTGGCCCTTCCTCCGCGACCGCCGCATCGACGCCTACGAAGGCGTGACCAAGAGGTTCCTCCTCGCATGA
- a CDS encoding threonine aldolase family protein, which yields MSTSRQHQQQFASDNYAGVCPEVWAAMAEANAGHATAYGDDAWTARAADRFREFFETDCEVFFVFNGTAANSLALASLCQSYHSVICTQSAHVETDECGAPEFFSNGSKLLTAPSTDGKLTPAAVRALATSRTDIHFPKPKVVTITQSTETGRVYQRDEIRALADTSRDLGLHLHMDGARFFNALVSLNCTPAEMTWKSGVEVLCCGGTKNGMAIGEAVIFFDSKLAQDFDYRCKQAGQLASKMRFLSAPWLGMLADTTWQRNAKHANDCAQHLRTQIADIPGVQLMFPTEANAVFLLAPEDKLTALRERGWRFYTFIGGGARFMFAWDTELARVDQLAADIRDVLR from the coding sequence ATGAGCACAAGCAGACAACACCAGCAACAGTTCGCCAGTGACAATTACGCCGGCGTATGCCCCGAGGTCTGGGCCGCAATGGCCGAAGCCAACGCCGGCCACGCCACCGCCTACGGTGACGATGCCTGGACCGCCCGCGCCGCCGATCGCTTCCGCGAGTTCTTCGAAACCGACTGCGAAGTCTTTTTCGTCTTCAACGGCACTGCCGCCAACTCGCTCGCACTCGCGTCCCTCTGCCAGAGCTACCACTCGGTCATCTGCACGCAAAGCGCACACGTGGAAACCGACGAGTGCGGCGCGCCGGAGTTCTTCTCCAACGGCTCCAAGCTGCTCACCGCGCCCTCGACGGACGGCAAGCTCACCCCCGCCGCTGTCCGCGCCCTCGCCACCTCACGCACCGACATCCATTTCCCAAAGCCCAAAGTCGTCACCATCACGCAGAGCACGGAAACCGGTCGCGTCTACCAGCGCGACGAGATCCGCGCCCTCGCTGACACCAGCCGCGACCTCGGCCTCCACCTGCACATGGACGGCGCACGCTTCTTCAACGCCCTCGTCTCGCTCAACTGCACCCCTGCGGAGATGACCTGGAAGTCCGGCGTCGAAGTCCTCTGCTGCGGCGGTACCAAGAACGGCATGGCCATCGGCGAAGCCGTCATCTTCTTCGACAGCAAACTCGCCCAGGACTTCGACTATCGCTGCAAGCAGGCAGGCCAGCTCGCCAGCAAAATGCGCTTCCTGAGCGCGCCCTGGCTGGGCATGCTGGCTGACACTACCTGGCAGCGCAACGCCAAGCACGCCAACGACTGCGCACAGCACCTGCGCACCCAGATCGCCGACATCCCGGGCGTGCAGCTCATGTTCCCCACCGAAGCCAACGCCGTCTTCCTGCTCGCGCCCGAGGACAAGCTGACCGCCCTGCGCGAACGCGGCTGGCGCTTCTACACCTTCATAGGCGGCGGCGCGCGCTTCATGTTCGCCTGGGACACCGAACTCGCCCGCGTCGACCAGCTCGCCGCCGATATCCGCGACGTCTTGCGATAG
- a CDS encoding agmatine deiminase family protein, with amino-acid sequence MTETPRNLGYRMPAEWAPHTSTWIAWPHNAEDWPGKFQPIPWVYSEIVRHLSQVEEVNILVNDERAEKVARRILTRASANLARLHFHHWRTDRIWLRDSGPIFVKNAAGDLAITDWKFNAWAKYPNWHNDDQIPQHVSTLQNTRSFQPTIDLNGTEHRIVLEGGSIDVNGAGAMLTTEECLLSKVQQRNPGVSREQLEQVFSDYLGIDQVLWLNRGCAGDDTHGHVDDIARFVSTDTILLATEHNTADENHLPLAENLDRLRSARQPNGQPYNVVELPMPSPVIFDGERLPASYANFYIANDLVLVPTFNDANDRIALNLIADHFPTRRTVGIHCGDFIWGLGALHCMTQQEPA; translated from the coding sequence ATGACCGAAACACCCCGCAACCTCGGCTACCGCATGCCCGCCGAATGGGCACCGCACACCTCCACCTGGATCGCCTGGCCCCACAACGCCGAAGACTGGCCCGGCAAGTTCCAGCCCATCCCGTGGGTCTACTCGGAGATCGTCCGCCACCTCTCGCAAGTCGAAGAGGTCAACATCCTCGTCAACGACGAACGCGCGGAAAAGGTCGCACGCCGCATCCTCACCCGCGCCAGTGCCAACCTTGCGCGCCTGCACTTCCACCACTGGCGCACCGACCGCATCTGGCTCCGCGACAGCGGCCCCATCTTCGTCAAGAACGCCGCAGGCGACCTCGCCATCACCGACTGGAAGTTCAATGCCTGGGCCAAGTACCCCAACTGGCACAACGACGATCAGATCCCGCAGCACGTCAGCACTCTCCAGAACACTCGCAGCTTCCAGCCCACCATCGACCTCAACGGGACGGAACACCGCATCGTCCTTGAAGGCGGCTCCATCGACGTCAACGGTGCCGGCGCCATGCTCACCACTGAAGAGTGCCTGCTCTCCAAAGTACAGCAGCGCAACCCGGGCGTCAGCCGCGAACAGCTCGAGCAGGTTTTCTCCGACTATCTCGGCATCGACCAGGTGCTCTGGCTCAACCGCGGCTGCGCCGGCGACGACACCCACGGCCACGTCGACGACATCGCGCGCTTCGTCTCAACCGACACCATCCTGCTCGCCACCGAGCACAATACCGCCGACGAGAACCACCTTCCCCTGGCCGAAAACCTCGACCGCCTCCGCTCCGCCCGGCAGCCCAACGGCCAGCCGTACAACGTCGTCGAGCTACCCATGCCTTCTCCGGTCATCTTCGACGGCGAGCGCCTCCCAGCCAGCTACGCGAACTTCTACATCGCCAACGACCTCGTCCTCGTCCCCACCTTCAACGACGCGAACGACCGCATTGCCCTCAACCTCATCGCCGACCACTTCCCCACCCGCCGCACGGTCGGTATCCACTGCGGCGACTTCATCTGGGGTCTCGGCGCGCTCCACTGCATGACCCAGCAGGAGCCCGCGTAG
- a CDS encoding glutaredoxin family protein → MNLTVYTAVWCRDCREAKRFLDKHSIPYKEVDIERVPGAADEVLANVGKKAIPQFVIDGKWVQPYRPGQGFLYEEMSALLGVED, encoded by the coding sequence ATGAACCTGACCGTGTACACCGCCGTGTGGTGCCGCGACTGCCGCGAGGCAAAGCGCTTCCTCGACAAGCACAGCATCCCCTACAAAGAAGTCGACATCGAGCGCGTACCCGGTGCCGCGGATGAAGTGCTCGCGAATGTCGGCAAGAAGGCCATCCCGCAGTTCGTCATCGATGGCAAATGGGTGCAGCCCTACCGGCCCGGCCAGGGCTTCCTTTACGAAGAGATGAGCGCCCTGCTGGGCGTTGAAGACTAG
- a CDS encoding nitroreductase family protein → MRETKTLEQAIRERRSTPSFDGSPMPPEDLRQILEAGMAAPSGYNVQPWRFVVVQTPEQKRKLRAACFNQAKVEEASVVIVCCGDADSWRRDADEIIRMGLSGGMPESYAAQLKTYVQNYLSSLNEDQMHGWLNKQVSLAAAFMLLTAETMGYDTAPLEGFEQERVHEVLRLPLSYWVVSLLAIGTLQGTDKYDGGRFGLAHAVSSEEYGKPLR, encoded by the coding sequence ATGCGTGAAACGAAAACGCTGGAGCAGGCAATCCGCGAGCGCCGGTCGACGCCGTCGTTTGACGGCTCTCCGATGCCTCCGGAAGATCTGCGCCAGATCCTTGAGGCGGGCATGGCTGCTCCGTCGGGCTACAACGTGCAGCCGTGGCGATTTGTAGTGGTGCAGACGCCCGAGCAGAAGCGGAAGCTGCGGGCCGCCTGCTTCAACCAGGCCAAGGTGGAAGAAGCGTCGGTAGTGATTGTGTGCTGCGGCGATGCCGATAGCTGGCGGCGCGACGCGGACGAGATCATCCGGATGGGGCTGAGCGGTGGCATGCCGGAGAGCTATGCCGCGCAGTTGAAGACGTACGTGCAGAACTACTTGTCGTCGCTGAACGAAGACCAGATGCACGGCTGGCTGAACAAACAGGTGTCACTGGCCGCCGCGTTCATGTTGCTGACGGCGGAGACCATGGGCTACGACACCGCTCCGTTGGAAGGGTTTGAGCAGGAGCGGGTTCACGAAGTGCTGCGGCTGCCCCTGAGTTATTGGGTAGTCAGCCTGCTGGCCATTGGAACGCTGCAGGGAACAGACAAGTACGACGGTGGACGATTTGGCCTGGCCCACGCCGTTTCCTCGGAAGAGTACGGAAAGCCTCTTCGGTGA
- a CDS encoding glucose 1-dehydrogenase, translated as MSEQRLAGKVAIVTGGSSGIGQGIVDRYASEGASVVIDYFGNADAANQMKAKIESNGGKAIAVQADISKVSESQKLVDAAWDAFGKADILVNNAGIEKGSDFVDVTEADYDMVLNVNLKGPFFTTQAFVRRLLAANLPGRVINMSSVHEDMVFPHFASYCASKGGLRMLMRDLAVELGPKNITVNNIAPGAIITPINKGLLDDKAKLDPLLRNIPLGRMGTVEDVAGLAAYLASDDAAYVTGSTFIIDGGLIRNYHEQ; from the coding sequence ATGAGTGAACAGCGGCTTGCAGGCAAAGTAGCAATCGTCACCGGCGGATCCTCCGGCATCGGTCAGGGCATCGTCGACCGGTACGCCTCTGAAGGCGCCAGCGTGGTTATCGATTACTTCGGCAACGCCGATGCCGCGAACCAGATGAAGGCCAAGATCGAAAGCAATGGCGGCAAAGCCATCGCCGTACAGGCCGACATCTCGAAAGTCAGCGAATCGCAAAAGCTCGTCGACGCCGCCTGGGACGCCTTTGGCAAAGCCGACATCCTCGTCAACAACGCCGGTATCGAGAAGGGCTCGGACTTCGTGGACGTCACCGAGGCCGATTACGACATGGTCCTCAACGTCAACCTGAAAGGCCCTTTCTTCACCACGCAGGCCTTCGTGCGCCGACTGCTCGCCGCCAACCTGCCCGGCCGCGTCATCAACATGTCGTCCGTGCACGAAGACATGGTCTTCCCGCACTTCGCCAGCTACTGCGCCTCCAAAGGCGGCTTGCGCATGCTCATGCGCGATCTCGCCGTCGAACTCGGCCCCAAAAACATCACCGTCAACAACATCGCGCCGGGCGCCATCATCACGCCCATCAACAAGGGCCTGCTCGACGACAAGGCCAAGCTCGATCCACTGCTCCGCAACATCCCGCTCGGCCGCATGGGCACCGTCGAAGACGTCGCAGGCCTGGCCGCCTACCTCGCCAGCGACGATGCCGCGTACGTCACAGGTTCCACGTTCATCATCGATGGTGGCCTGATCCGCAACTATCACGAGCAATAA
- a CDS encoding YkgJ family cysteine cluster protein, with amino-acid sequence MYPPGDLELVQIVDAALADATLRSGPHLVCHPGCTPCCHGVFAISSLDAARLQAGLASLSQTDPDRASRIRRRVSATVMKLAPDFPGDPTTGHLAIDEVSQERFEDFANDEPCPVLDPATGTCDLYSHRPMTCRVFGPPVRSAGGLGICELCFQDATEPEISAAEIHLPDPSIEADLTRPLGDWTTIIAFALQRKNDRAL; translated from the coding sequence ATGTACCCGCCCGGTGACCTCGAACTCGTACAAATCGTGGACGCCGCTCTCGCGGACGCCACGCTCCGCAGCGGCCCGCACCTCGTCTGCCATCCCGGCTGCACCCCCTGCTGCCACGGTGTCTTCGCCATCAGCAGCCTCGACGCTGCGCGCCTGCAGGCTGGCCTGGCTTCCCTTTCCCAAACCGACCCGGACCGCGCATCCCGCATCCGGCGGCGAGTCTCGGCAACCGTTATGAAGCTCGCTCCCGACTTCCCGGGCGATCCCACGACCGGCCATCTCGCCATCGACGAGGTCTCGCAGGAGCGCTTTGAAGACTTCGCCAACGACGAGCCCTGCCCCGTTCTCGACCCCGCCACCGGCACCTGCGACCTCTACAGCCACCGCCCCATGACCTGCCGCGTCTTCGGTCCGCCCGTCCGCTCGGCAGGCGGCCTCGGCATCTGCGAGCTCTGCTTCCAGGACGCGACGGAACCCGAAATCTCAGCAGCGGAGATCCACCTGCCCGACCCGTCGATCGAAGCCGACCTTACCCGGCCTCTCGGCGACTGGACCACCATCATCGCTTTCGCGCTCCAACGCAAGAACGATCGAGCGCTCTAG